The following coding sequences lie in one Globicephala melas chromosome 15, mGloMel1.2, whole genome shotgun sequence genomic window:
- the ZFAND2A gene encoding AN1-type zinc finger protein 2A isoform X1 encodes MEFPDLGKHCSEKTCNQLDFLPLECDACKQDFCKDHFTCAAHKCPFAFKKDVQVPVCPLCNSPIPVKTGEVPDVVVGEHMDGACKRHPGKKKEEIFTYRCSKEGCRRKEMLRVACAECRGSFCIQHRHPQDHGCTRGRPAASTAGWRVER; translated from the exons ATGGAGTTCCCTGATTTGGGGAAGCATTGTTCAGAAAAAACCTGCAATCAGCTAG attttcttccgTTAGAATGTGATGCATGTAAACAAGATTTCTGTAAAGATCACTTTACCTGTGCTGCACATAAATGTCCCTTTGCATTCAAGAAG gATGTTCAGGTGCCAGTGTGCCCACTTTGTAACAGCCCCATCCCAGTAAAAACGGGAGAGGTCCCAGACGTGGTGGTCGGTGAGCACATGGATGGAGCTTGTAAGCGCCACCccgggaagaagaaagaggag ATTTTCACGTACCGCTGCTCAAAAGAGGGCTGCAGGCGGAAAGAGATGCTGCGAGTGGCTTGCGCCGAGTGTCGCGGCAGCTTCTGCATTCAGCACAGACACCCTCAGGACCACGGCTGCACCCGCGGACGCCCCGCTGCCAGCACGGCGGG gtGGAGAGTAGAGCGTTGA
- the ZFAND2A gene encoding AN1-type zinc finger protein 2A isoform X2: protein MEFPDLGKHCSEKTCNQLDFLPLECDACKQDFCKDHFTCAAHKCPFAFKKDVQVPVCPLCNSPIPVKTGEVPDVVVGEHMDGACKRHPGKKKEEIFTYRCSKEGCRRKEMLRVACAECRGSFCIQHRHPQDHGCTRGRPAASTAGDSEPGPSGASREGPGGWLARRFRCWSGARCCCPRVGRGGSPSRR, encoded by the exons ATGGAGTTCCCTGATTTGGGGAAGCATTGTTCAGAAAAAACCTGCAATCAGCTAG attttcttccgTTAGAATGTGATGCATGTAAACAAGATTTCTGTAAAGATCACTTTACCTGTGCTGCACATAAATGTCCCTTTGCATTCAAGAAG gATGTTCAGGTGCCAGTGTGCCCACTTTGTAACAGCCCCATCCCAGTAAAAACGGGAGAGGTCCCAGACGTGGTGGTCGGTGAGCACATGGATGGAGCTTGTAAGCGCCACCccgggaagaagaaagaggag ATTTTCACGTACCGCTGCTCAAAAGAGGGCTGCAGGCGGAAAGAGATGCTGCGAGTGGCTTGCGCCGAGTGTCGCGGCAGCTTCTGCATTCAGCACAGACACCCTCAGGACCACGGCTGCACCCGCGGACGCCCCGCTGCCAGCACGGCGGG GGACTCGGAACCTGGGCCGTCGGGGGCTTCACGCGAGGGGCCGGGCGGCTGGCTGGCTCGGCGCTTCAGGTGCTGGTCGGGGGCGCGGTGTTGCTGCCCTCGTGTCGGGCGGGGCGGTTCTCCGTCCCGCCGGTGA